Genomic segment of Streptomyces sp. NA02950:
GCAATCCTCATTCTCGCTGGTCAGAGGCACTTTCTGCTTTCTTGATCACCAGTCGGACAGCCCGCCTCGTGAAAGCGCGAGGCTAATCCCCGCGTCGATCTCGTCGCCTTCGTATCGGTACTGCTGACGGGAGTGGTTCTGATCGCGTGCAAGGTTCGGCCTGAGGCGGTCTCAACTGTTGCCCTAGGACTCTCCACCCTGTACGCCGCCTGGCGACGACCCAGCACGGAGAACCACCGAACCGGGAGCACCGACCACAAGGCGAGCCAAGACACCAAGCATGGCGGAACCTTGGAGCCGGGGGTCACGATGCCGGCCGAGTCCCGCAAGCTGCTGACCGCGCCGTCCAAGGATGCAGGAACTCCACCGGCAGGCCCGCGGCTCCGTACGTCGAGGCATGAGGTACACGCCGAGGGAGACAGCGTCGGCGGCGTCTGCAACTGTTCAGTGCCGGAGTGATTGGAAAGTGGTGAGGCGTGTCGCGAAAATGGTTGACGGCACGCCTAACCATGAGGGTGAAACGCGTGAGCGATGCGTGAGCGCACTGCCGCGGACAGGCCATCCAGCACCGGACAGAGCGCCATGCCGTGTGACGCTGATCAGTAAGAACAGCACCACGCGGCACAGCCAGGCCCCCCGGGAAAGGATCCAATCCCACTCCTAAAGCGGGTGTCGCAGGTTCGAATCCTGCCGGGGGCACAGTGTCTGACCAGGCACGGAGCTTCAAACAGCCCCTCGGAGTGATCTCCGAGGGGGCTGCTTTCGTGTGTGCGGGGACGTAACGCTAGGCGACATCCTGGTTACGGGGTTTTCTACCGACCCCACGGGGGCGTCGGCGGCCTCCTGCTCGAACTGGGGCATCAGCGAGGTGTAGGTGTCCGTGTGGCTCGCGATCACCCCAACCGGAGAAGTGACCGCTCACCTCGCGGCGGGAAGTACCTCCAAGGTCACCTGGATCAGTCTGGATGGCGCCGCCTGCCGTCTGGACGCACCCGACGAGGTTGACTGAGTCGAGCCCGTCACCGCCCGGCAGCGGTCTGGCTGGCCCTCCATTCAGGAGCCTCGGGCGTGTCCTGGAACTCCAGGAGGTGCTGCCCGGCGAGCCGCTGCAGGGCGGCGCGTACGTCTGCCGGTGTGACGTAGAAGAACTCCCGGCGTAGGTTCACCCGGTTGACGCGGCGGGACTCGAACTCCTGGTGCAGGCGGCGTTCCAGGCCGACGGCGTCCTCACTGAAGATCAGGGCGTGTACGTCGAAGCGGAAGGGGACGGACGCGTCCCCGAGTTCGATGACGCGGTCCATGGGATCGAGGCGCCGGGTCATACCGATCTTGACCATGCGTTCGCCGAACGCTCCGACGTTGGAGATGACGTAGACGTATCCGGCCCGGATGTTGGCCTCGCGGGCCTCGACCGCCTCCAGTTCGGCGCCCAACTCGGCGAGTTTTCCTTCAAGTTCGGCGATGGCGGCCTCGTCGCCGGTGCCGGAGCGCAGGCGGCGCAGGGCGCCCTCGTAGTGGCTGCGTTCCTTCTCCAGCCGCTGCCGCTCGCGCTCGATCTCGCGCTGCAGGCGCTCCTCCTCGCGCTGCTGGGCTCGTAGCTCTCGCTGCTCCTCCCGCTCGGTCTCCTTCCTCACCAGGTAGTCCGCCGTCAGCTCCAACTCCTGGACCCGCAGCTGGTGGTAGTCATCGCCGATGCGGATCTGCATGGTGGCGCCGAGCCGGGCGATCGACTCCCGCGTCTTGCCGAGCCGGTCGATCAGCGAGTCGAGCCGGTGCGGCTTCATGCCGCGCACTGCGTTGTCCGCCTCGGCGTTGTACGCGCGCAGCATCAGCTTGGAGAAGTCACGGACCATCTTGCGGCCCTTGGCAGCTGAGCCGTCCACCATCCAGTACTGGTTCCCGAGCACTGCCCGATCGTCCCTCGCCAACTGCTTATAGCGGGCCTTGAGACTGTCGAGCCGGTCCTTGTAGGCGAGCGCGTCGGCGAGCGGATGGCGGTACTCGTAAATGCCGGCCTCTTGCAGCATCCGCGTCTCATCGGTGAGCACCAGATCCCGGCGCGCGGCCGTGAGGCGCTGTTCGGCCTCCGCCATCTGGCGAGCCATGTCGTCGGCTTGGCGGCGCACGTCAACCAGGGACTGCGCGGCGCTCTCGGCGGCGTGCTCTATCTTCTCGTCGAGCAGAGCGTCGATCCGTCCGATCTCTTGGAGCTTCTCCTCATGCGCGCGGCGCAGTCGCTGCTGCTCGGCGGCTATCTGAGCGCTGTCGGCTCCGATGAGACGACTCAATTGCTCCGTCAGGTGACGGTTGTCTTCCTGTAGTCCGCGTACCTGTGTCTCCATCAGCGCCAGCTCGCCCGCCAGACGCGCCGCCTCGGACTCCGCTTGCCTACGGCGCCGGCCGAACAGACCCCCACCTGTGGCCGGGACCGTGGCCTGGGGACCGTAGGGGGACTGCTGAGGAACGGGTGCGCTCGGCTGCGGCACGGCCCCTTCCGGGATCCAGATCTGCCAGCCTGGGGGTGTGGGCCATGCGGGATCCGGTTCCCAGCCCGGTGGCGGGCTCCACCCCTCCGGCGGGGCGGGCCAGGTGGGCGGCGGGTTGAACCGGTAGGTCATGGGGCAACGACTCCTGTCGCGAGGGCGAGAGACGGCCGGCGTAACCCCGATGCCGTCCGGCAGCCAGCGGGCCGAGTCGAACGTACTCGGCCTTGTAGACCTTCGTCTTGCCATCTCCTGTTTTTGGCCCTCCTGGCAGCAGATCCGACGAGGTGGGTGAGCCGCAGGGAGCCGTTAGACTCCGGCCGCTGTCAGGACGGCCCTCCGCCGGTAGCGAAGTGCCCTTCGTCCTCGAGGGACCGGTCCGGTGCCCCCGGGCACGGCCGACCGCCCCTGACGCACCGGGTGAAGGTGAAGCGAAGGTGGCCACCCCTCTGTCCGCGGACAAGTTCCTGTCCGTTGTCAAGAACGCACGACTTGGCATTGTCGAACACGGATCCTGGCGCACCCACAACCGCGACCAGCACGGCAACTGGGGCCCCGTGAACGGGGTGATGATCCACCACACGGGCGCGTACTCCTCCGCGTCTTGCGCCTCCCCCTGGCCACGCCGCGCGCCCGCGACCTGTGGCACGAGGTCGCCCCCCTGCAGTCGGCCCGGAACGGATTCAGCACACATGAGGCCGGGA
This window contains:
- a CDS encoding DUF4041 domain-containing protein, translating into MLQEAGIYEYRHPLADALAYKDRLDSLKARYKQLARDDRAVLGNQYWMVDGSAAKGRKMVRDFSKLMLRAYNAEADNAVRGMKPHRLDSLIDRLGKTRESIARLGATMQIRIGDDYHQLRVQELELTADYLVRKETEREEQRELRAQQREEERLQREIERERQRLEKERSHYEGALRRLRSGTGDEAAIAELEGKLAELGAELEAVEAREANIRAGYVYVISNVGAFGERMVKIGMTRRLDPMDRVIELGDASVPFRFDVHALIFSEDAVGLERRLHQEFESRRVNRVNLRREFFYVTPADVRAALQRLAGQHLLEFQDTPEAPEWRASQTAAGR